A single Antechinus flavipes isolate AdamAnt ecotype Samford, QLD, Australia chromosome 5, AdamAnt_v2, whole genome shotgun sequence DNA region contains:
- the LOC127564382 gene encoding nicotinamide riboside kinase 2-like, translating to MKYIIGIGGMTNGGKTTLTNRLIKTLPNCCVIHQDDFYKPQDQIEVGEDGFKQWDVLESLGMEAMLNTVLEWLNNPMKFASTHGINIQQNSQESNSDDTHILILEGFLLYSYKPLLDLYSRRYFLAVPYEECKRRRSTRNYKVPDPPGLFDGHIWPMYQKYRQEMENNGVDVVHIDGLKSRDELYHQVLEDIQNTLLNRS from the coding sequence ATGAAGTACATCATTGGCATTGGAGGCATGACCAACGGAGGAAAAACTACACTGACCAATAGACTCATCAAAACCTTACCAAACTGCTGTGTGATCCATCAGGATGACTTTTACAAGCCACAAGATCAAATAGAAGTCGGGGAAGACGGCTTTAAGCAATGGGACGTGCTGGAATCTTTGGGCATGGAGGCCATGTTGAACACAGTCCTGGAATGGCTAAACAACCCCATGAAGTTTGCCAGCACCCATGGGATCAACATCCAACAGAACTCCCAGGAATCCAACTCCGATGATACCCACATCCTCATCCTGGAAGGCTTCTTGCTCTATAGTTACAAGCCCTTGCTGGATTTGTACAGTCGCCGTTACTTTTTGGCTGTTCCATATGAGGAATGCAAGAGAAGAAGAAGTACCCGCAACTATAAAGTTCCTGACCCTCCGGGTCTCTTTGATGGCCATATTTGGCCCATGTACCAGAAATACAGGCAGGAGATGGAAAACAATGGTGTGGATGTAGTGCATATCGATGGACTGAAATCCAGAGATGAGCTTTACCATCAAGTCCTGGAAGACATCCAGAATACACTCTTAAATCGCTCCTAG